From the genome of Pseudomonadota bacterium, one region includes:
- a CDS encoding TonB C-terminal domain-containing protein yields MSSPQAFAGSGSWDEGAGAPVRRRGFALWGLLGTLLVHGGLIAAVLYQRQVHAEATAPAPAYVVARLVRLGQPRDRRTLPKRLAAPPPMRPPEAPSYDAEATDAPRATAPKPAPERDAVVGDRLRQALEKAALLDEGARQIAAEGQPDGVVGGTASEANAGDAYITRIADLWIRGWSLPAIIPAEEAMQLFALVVVRIDAAGAIQFPITFDRSSGNVHFDNSIRAAWQRIGRLPVPPPDRLASLVANGLALKLTWKGVQ; encoded by the coding sequence TTGAGCTCGCCGCAGGCCTTCGCCGGCAGCGGCAGCTGGGACGAGGGCGCTGGAGCGCCGGTGCGGCGCCGCGGGTTTGCGCTCTGGGGCCTGCTCGGCACGCTCCTGGTCCATGGCGGTCTGATCGCCGCGGTGCTCTACCAGCGCCAGGTGCATGCCGAGGCCACGGCCCCGGCGCCGGCCTATGTCGTCGCGCGTCTGGTGCGCCTGGGCCAGCCGCGAGACCGACGCACTTTGCCAAAGCGCCTGGCCGCGCCGCCGCCGATGCGTCCGCCGGAGGCGCCGAGCTACGACGCGGAGGCCACCGACGCGCCGCGCGCGACGGCGCCCAAACCCGCGCCAGAGCGCGATGCAGTGGTCGGCGATCGCCTGCGCCAGGCCTTGGAGAAGGCCGCGCTGCTCGACGAGGGCGCGCGGCAAATCGCCGCAGAGGGTCAGCCCGACGGGGTCGTCGGTGGCACGGCTAGCGAGGCGAACGCGGGCGATGCCTACATCACGCGCATCGCCGACCTGTGGATTCGCGGCTGGTCCTTACCCGCGATCATTCCGGCGGAGGAGGCGATGCAGCTCTTTGCGCTCGTCGTCGTCCGCATCGACGCGGCCGGGGCGATCCAGTTCCCGATCACCTTCGACCGTTCCTCGGGCAACGTTCACTTCGATAACTCAATTCGCGCCGCCTGGCAGCGCATTGGCCGGCTGCCCGTCCCGCCGCCCGATCGCCTGGCCTCGCTGGTGGCGAATGGGTTGGCGCTCAAGCTGACCTGGAAGGGAGTCCAATGA
- a CDS encoding ExbD/TolR family protein: MAMSGGNGGSLLAEINVTPMVDVMLVLLVIFMVTAPLLEQGVDVDLPRAEAQAVDAEQKKLVLSIDGQRRLYLGRAFVPFSQLFDKLKHNEKLQVERELYLRADRHLPYGLVVRIMALARQAGIEKVGMITEAAPEGELGAESEAGLAMPPARAAAGARP; the protein is encoded by the coding sequence ATGGCGATGAGCGGCGGCAACGGTGGATCGTTATTGGCGGAGATCAACGTCACGCCGATGGTCGACGTGATGCTGGTGCTGCTCGTGATCTTCATGGTCACGGCGCCCCTGCTCGAGCAGGGCGTGGACGTCGATCTGCCGCGCGCCGAGGCCCAAGCGGTCGATGCCGAGCAGAAGAAGCTGGTGCTGAGCATCGACGGGCAGCGGCGTTTGTACCTTGGGCGCGCCTTCGTCCCCTTCTCCCAGCTCTTCGACAAGTTGAAGCATAACGAAAAGCTCCAGGTCGAGCGTGAGCTCTATCTTCGCGCTGACCGTCATCTGCCCTATGGGCTCGTCGTGCGGATCATGGCGCTGGCACGCCAGGCCGGCATCGAGAAGGTCGGCATGATCACCGAGGCGGCGCCCGAAGGCGAGCTGGGGGCCGAGAGCGAGGCGGGGCTGGCTATGCCGCCAGCCAGGGCTGCTGCGGGGGCGCGCCCTTGA
- the tolQ gene encoding protein TolQ translates to MHGRPRWLATGRRPAEKGAIVGQTILALTAQELDLWALVLQSRGVVMVVLVMLALFSVVSWYIIAYKYFALRRAARQSQEFMTTFWNSKRLDAIFKAAEGYPGSPIAQVFRAGYVELSKLKSDKRGEGDKRGEGESDSWLGDMQSIERALERARTAELTHLENMIPFLATTGSAAPFVGLFGTVWGIMNSFRSIGVQKSAGLSTVAPGIAEALVATAIGLMAAIPAVIAYNYFTRRVKVQAAEMETFASDFLNIVKRHFFK, encoded by the coding sequence ATGCACGGGCGACCGCGGTGGCTCGCCACGGGCCGGCGGCCGGCGGAAAAAGGGGCAATTGTGGGGCAGACGATACTGGCGCTGACGGCGCAGGAACTCGACCTCTGGGCGCTCGTGCTGCAGTCGCGCGGGGTCGTGATGGTGGTGCTGGTGATGCTCGCGCTCTTCAGCGTCGTGAGCTGGTACATCATCGCCTACAAGTACTTCGCGCTGCGGCGGGCGGCGCGCCAGTCGCAGGAGTTCATGACGACCTTCTGGAACTCGAAGCGGCTCGACGCCATCTTCAAGGCGGCGGAAGGCTACCCCGGCTCGCCGATTGCACAGGTCTTTCGCGCCGGCTACGTCGAGCTGAGCAAGCTGAAGAGCGACAAGCGCGGCGAGGGCGACAAGCGCGGCGAGGGCGAGTCCGATAGCTGGCTCGGTGACATGCAGAGCATCGAGCGGGCGCTCGAGCGGGCGCGGACGGCCGAGCTCACGCACCTCGAGAACATGATTCCCTTCCTCGCCACGACGGGTTCGGCGGCGCCCTTCGTTGGGCTCTTCGGCACGGTCTGGGGCATCATGAACTCGTTTCGCAGCATCGGCGTGCAGAAGTCGGCCGGCCTCTCGACGGTGGCGCCGGGGATCGCCGAGGCGCTGGTGGCGACGGCGATCGGCTTGATGGCCGCGATTCCTGCCGTCATCGCCTACAACTACTTCACCCGGCGGGTGAAGGTGCAGGCGGCGGAGATGGAGACCTTCGCCAGCGACTTCCTGAACATCGTGAAGCGCCACTTCTTCAAGTAA
- a CDS encoding glycosyltransferase family 4 protein yields the protein MRVGVLTTSYPRHADDWAGGFVAELARCLARAGDAIEVLAPFPAAEGTPGIRLRALRYACRPRLCYGAGVPDNLFGAARRRPQAAVWAQVPAYLALAAAATWWHSRRWDAVVSHWLLPSGLVAARLARGRPHLAIAHSSDVHFLRRLPGGAVVLRALARPRSALVLTSATLRAPLLEVARDDSSRRWVERAPVMPMGVRAPPWVAAERRALPPRRNRSALRVLFVGRLIALKGVDVLLRACAAGPFALRVVGDGPERSVLERLAATLGVAVEFLGPLGVEAKWRALLAAEVLVLPSRVLADGRTDSAPVTVIEALTAGTAVVASAVGGVPALLAAGPCGLLVPPDDPPALRAALQRLHEDAALSERLVAAGRQRARAFAWESVGARYRALLAAL from the coding sequence ATGCGCGTCGGGGTACTGACCACCTCCTATCCGCGGCACGCCGATGACTGGGCGGGCGGGTTCGTCGCCGAGCTGGCGCGCTGCCTCGCGCGCGCGGGCGACGCGATCGAGGTGCTGGCGCCCTTTCCGGCGGCCGAGGGCACGCCTGGGATCCGCTTGCGCGCGCTGCGCTACGCGTGCCGGCCGCGCCTGTGTTACGGGGCCGGCGTTCCCGACAACCTCTTCGGCGCGGCGCGCCGGCGCCCTCAGGCTGCGGTCTGGGCGCAGGTTCCGGCCTATCTCGCCCTCGCGGCGGCAGCCACCTGGTGGCACTCCCGCCGCTGGGACGCCGTGGTCAGCCACTGGCTGCTGCCCTCCGGTCTGGTCGCCGCGCGGCTGGCCCGCGGGCGCCCACACCTGGCGATCGCGCATTCCTCGGACGTGCATTTCTTGCGGCGCTTGCCCGGCGGCGCGGTTGTGCTGCGCGCGCTCGCGCGGCCGCGCTCGGCGCTGGTGTTGACCAGCGCGACGCTGCGGGCGCCGCTGCTGGAGGTGGCGCGCGACGATTCGAGCCGCCGCTGGGTCGAGCGCGCACCGGTCATGCCGATGGGGGTCAGGGCGCCGCCCTGGGTCGCGGCCGAGCGCAGGGCCCTCCCTCCGCGGCGGAACAGGTCGGCGCTGCGGGTCCTCTTCGTCGGTCGCTTGATCGCGCTCAAGGGCGTAGATGTGCTGCTGCGGGCCTGCGCAGCGGGGCCTTTCGCGCTCAGGGTCGTGGGGGATGGCCCGGAGCGCTCGGTGCTGGAGCGGCTCGCTGCCACGCTCGGCGTAGCGGTCGAGTTCCTTGGCCCGCTGGGCGTTGAGGCCAAGTGGCGAGCGCTCCTCGCCGCGGAGGTGTTGGTCTTGCCCTCGCGCGTCCTGGCCGACGGTCGCACCGACTCCGCGCCGGTGACCGTGATCGAGGCGCTGACGGCCGGGACAGCGGTGGTGGCGTCGGCGGTGGGCGGGGTGCCGGCGTTGCTCGCGGCGGGACCATGCGGCCTGCTGGTGCCGCCGGACGATCCCCCCGCGCTGCGGGCGGCGCTGCAGCGCTTGCACGAGGATGCGGCGCTCAGTGAGCGATTGGTCGCCGCTGGTCGGCAGCGGGCGCGGGCCTTCGCGTGGGAAAGCGTCGGCGCGCGCTACCGGGCGCTGCTCGCCGCGCTCTAG
- a CDS encoding glycosyltransferase family 2 protein — protein sequence MYRGQVVAVVMPAFNVAAEIGRAVRAVPSFVDHLIVVDDGSRDATAAIVAALGREGLSLLRHQRNRGVGAAIASGYREALRRGAAVVAVMAGDGQMDGAELTALLDPVLAGQADYVKGNRFRHPEIWRVMPWTRIVGNVVLSLLTKLTSGYWQLFDSQCGYTSVSPAALEAIGCRFFARYGYPNDLLARLRLARARVVEVPVRPIYDGQRSGIRPWTLVYPMLFVLLASWARRLLLRRRWVGATPVASIDRARAAAAPAEGALADECASGY from the coding sequence ATGTATCGCGGCCAAGTCGTCGCCGTGGTCATGCCCGCCTTCAACGTGGCGGCGGAGATCGGCCGCGCCGTGCGAGCGGTGCCCAGCTTCGTCGATCACCTGATTGTGGTCGACGATGGCAGTCGCGACGCGACGGCGGCGATCGTCGCCGCGCTCGGACGCGAAGGGCTGTCGCTGCTCCGTCATCAGCGCAACCGCGGCGTGGGCGCGGCGATCGCCAGCGGCTATCGCGAGGCGCTGCGTCGCGGCGCGGCCGTGGTCGCCGTGATGGCGGGTGACGGGCAGATGGACGGCGCCGAGCTGACGGCGCTGCTCGACCCGGTGCTCGCCGGCCAGGCGGACTACGTCAAGGGCAACCGCTTCCGTCACCCAGAGATCTGGCGGGTCATGCCCTGGACGCGGATCGTGGGCAACGTGGTCCTCAGCCTGCTGACCAAGCTGACCTCCGGCTACTGGCAGCTCTTCGACTCCCAATGCGGCTACACCAGCGTCTCGCCGGCGGCGCTCGAGGCGATCGGCTGCCGCTTCTTCGCGCGCTACGGCTACCCCAACGATCTGCTCGCGCGGCTGCGCCTGGCGCGCGCGCGGGTCGTCGAGGTGCCGGTGCGGCCGATCTACGACGGGCAGCGCTCGGGGATTCGGCCCTGGACGCTCGTCTACCCGATGCTCTTCGTGCTGCTCGCTTCGTGGGCGCGCCGGCTCTTGCTGCGGCGCCGGTGGGTCGGCGCGACGCCCGTTGCGTCGATCGACAGGGCGCGCGCTGCAGCAGCGCCCGCCGAGGGCGCGCTGGCGGACGAATGCGCGTCGGGGTACTGA
- a CDS encoding single-stranded DNA-binding protein, giving the protein MAGINKVILIGNLGADPELRFTAGGQAVADLRLATSRRWQGKDGSTQEDTQWHRVVVWGKQAEQCKEFLSKGRQVYVEGRLQTRSWEDRDGNKRYTTEVVAQQIQFLGGGRGGGGGDLDQSAPPADHDAPGDLGDDIPF; this is encoded by the coding sequence ATGGCCGGAATCAACAAGGTGATTCTGATCGGCAACCTTGGTGCAGACCCTGAGCTGCGCTTCACGGCGGGCGGTCAGGCTGTTGCAGACTTGCGCCTGGCGACCTCGCGCCGCTGGCAGGGCAAGGACGGCAGCACGCAGGAAGACACGCAGTGGCACCGCGTGGTGGTCTGGGGCAAGCAAGCCGAGCAGTGCAAAGAGTTCCTTAGCAAGGGACGCCAGGTCTATGTCGAGGGCCGCTTGCAGACCCGCTCCTGGGAGGACCGCGACGGCAATAAGCGCTACACGACTGAGGTGGTGGCGCAGCAGATTCAGTTCCTCGGCGGCGGACGTGGTGGCGGTGGCGGGGACCTTGATCAATCGGCGCCGCCCGCGGATCACGACGCGCCCGGTGATCTGGGCGACGATATCCCTTTCTGA
- a CDS encoding sigma-54-dependent Fis family transcriptional regulator, whose protein sequence is MESATSQTVLVVDDERNIRRTLRLVLESEHYQVLDAENAEQGLALLESQMVDCVLLDLKLPGLSGLEALAHLRDTAASGETIVPVIVISGHGTVADAVQATRLGAFDFLEKPLDRERVMIAVRNALRQRRAEREVGHLRQEVSGRFAMIGKSPAMQPLFAQIAKVAPTRARVLITGDSGTGKELVARAIHDHSALHSGPFVKVNCAAIPPELIESELFGHEKGAFTGAINRKRGLFEVADGGTLMLDEIGDMSLAAQAKLLRVLQTGELTRVGGERPVRVDVRVIAATNKDLRHEVVQGSFREDLYFRLNVVTLHSPPLRERLDDLPEMVEHFVVDFCRANGFRTKQVDPAVFERLRRHDWPGNVRELKNVIERAVIMSEETIRVADLPPLFAEASSAAPGVDLERFPGRTLREFKDEVERAFLLQRLKEHDWNISRTATALGIERTNLHKKLKSFALQRE, encoded by the coding sequence ATGGAGTCGGCAACCTCGCAGACGGTGCTCGTCGTCGACGATGAGCGCAACATCCGCCGCACCCTGCGTCTGGTGCTCGAGTCGGAGCACTACCAGGTCCTCGATGCCGAGAACGCCGAGCAGGGGCTGGCGCTGCTCGAAAGCCAAATGGTGGACTGCGTCCTGCTCGACCTCAAGCTGCCCGGACTGAGCGGGCTCGAGGCGCTGGCGCACCTGCGCGATACAGCCGCAAGCGGTGAGACGATCGTACCGGTGATCGTGATCTCAGGGCATGGCACCGTGGCGGACGCCGTGCAGGCGACCCGCCTGGGCGCCTTCGACTTCCTCGAGAAGCCCCTCGATCGCGAGCGGGTGATGATCGCCGTGCGCAACGCCTTGCGGCAGCGGCGCGCGGAACGCGAGGTTGGGCACCTGCGCCAAGAGGTCAGCGGACGCTTCGCGATGATCGGCAAGAGCCCGGCGATGCAGCCCCTCTTCGCGCAAATCGCCAAGGTCGCGCCGACCCGAGCGCGCGTGCTGATCACCGGCGATAGCGGCACCGGCAAGGAGCTGGTGGCGCGGGCGATTCACGACCATAGCGCGCTGCACAGCGGCCCCTTCGTCAAGGTCAACTGCGCGGCGATCCCCCCGGAGCTGATCGAGAGCGAGCTCTTCGGCCACGAAAAAGGCGCCTTCACCGGCGCGATCAACCGCAAGCGCGGCCTCTTCGAGGTCGCCGATGGCGGCACGCTGATGCTCGACGAGATCGGCGACATGAGCCTGGCCGCCCAGGCCAAGCTGCTGCGCGTGCTGCAAACCGGCGAGCTGACGCGCGTCGGCGGCGAGCGCCCCGTGCGCGTCGACGTGCGCGTCATCGCCGCGACGAACAAGGATCTGCGGCACGAGGTCGTGCAGGGCAGCTTTCGCGAGGACCTCTATTTCCGCCTCAACGTGGTGACGCTCCACTCACCGCCGCTGCGCGAGCGCCTCGACGACCTGCCCGAGATGGTCGAGCACTTCGTGGTCGACTTCTGCCGCGCCAACGGCTTTCGCACCAAGCAGGTCGATCCAGCGGTATTCGAGCGGCTGCGCCGCCACGACTGGCCAGGCAACGTGCGCGAGCTGAAGAACGTGATCGAACGCGCTGTGATCATGAGCGAGGAAACGATTCGAGTGGCCGACCTGCCGCCGCTCTTCGCCGAGGCCTCGAGCGCGGCGCCTGGCGTCGACCTCGAGCGCTTTCCTGGGCGCACGCTGCGGGAGTTCAAGGACGAGGTCGAGCGGGCGTTCCTGCTCCAGCGACTGAAGGAGCACGACTGGAACATCTCGCGCACGGCGACGGCGCTCGGCATCGAACGGACGAATCTGCACAAGAAGCTCAAGTCCTTCGCCTTGCAGCGCGAATAG
- a CDS encoding DUF58 domain-containing protein — protein sequence MWKRAAELEQTPWLRRLLRLRYAIPLTPLGLVVAALAGWIGSHLARRSGDFVLHAAALIALLLVASAAVNVLAVTAVLALRLRRSRGAAENLTLESGVRATTGFSYPRFAKWPMVQVRLEWAEPRSVAVSVAFGGGRVEELVRPRERGSYASVQRRFVVRDIFGLTRFALHRTSPQRVRILPGRATATAHVVSQFASGDGYSHPVGQPIGDLLDMRGYGYGDPLRHVLWRAYARTRQLLVRTPERALIPSSSAAAFFVAGTGDEASASVARLFIEDGLLGTHFLFGTDNAEQPATRAAEALELLIASVGARRQGAARLEAFLQRVHQQRGRSWLLFVPPTQGPWLSRVVELAPLLSGGTVVLGIDAELGPPPVHPLKRLLFAEGDPARRRMAQVPAIVQRLQGCGLHVRVIHRPSGELVPLGKLQALAR from the coding sequence GTGTGGAAGCGCGCGGCAGAGCTCGAGCAAACCCCATGGCTCCGCCGCCTGCTCCGGCTGCGCTATGCGATACCGCTCACGCCGCTCGGCCTCGTCGTCGCGGCGCTGGCCGGCTGGATCGGCAGCCACCTGGCCCGCCGCAGCGGCGACTTCGTGCTGCACGCTGCGGCGTTGATCGCGCTGCTGCTCGTCGCCAGCGCGGCAGTCAACGTGCTGGCGGTAACGGCCGTGCTCGCCCTGCGCCTGCGCCGCAGCCGCGGCGCGGCCGAGAACCTGACGCTGGAGAGCGGCGTCCGCGCGACCACCGGCTTCTCCTACCCGCGCTTCGCCAAATGGCCGATGGTTCAGGTTCGCCTCGAGTGGGCTGAGCCGCGATCGGTCGCGGTCTCGGTGGCCTTCGGCGGTGGCCGCGTCGAGGAGCTGGTCCGACCGCGCGAGCGAGGGAGCTACGCCAGCGTCCAGCGGCGCTTCGTCGTGCGTGACATCTTTGGCCTGACGCGCTTCGCGCTCCATCGCACGAGCCCCCAGCGCGTACGCATCCTGCCCGGTCGCGCGACGGCCACCGCGCACGTCGTCTCGCAGTTCGCCAGCGGCGACGGCTACTCGCATCCGGTCGGCCAGCCCATTGGTGACCTGCTCGACATGCGGGGCTACGGCTACGGCGATCCCCTGCGCCACGTGCTCTGGCGCGCCTATGCCCGCACGCGCCAGCTCCTGGTGCGGACGCCCGAGCGCGCGCTGATCCCCAGTTCGAGCGCGGCTGCCTTCTTCGTGGCCGGCACCGGCGACGAGGCTAGCGCCAGCGTCGCGCGGCTCTTCATCGAAGATGGTCTGCTCGGCACCCATTTTCTTTTCGGTACCGACAACGCCGAGCAGCCCGCGACGCGGGCTGCGGAGGCGCTCGAGCTGCTGATCGCCTCCGTCGGCGCGCGTCGTCAGGGCGCCGCGCGGCTCGAGGCCTTCCTCCAGCGCGTCCACCAGCAGCGCGGCCGGAGTTGGTTGCTCTTCGTCCCGCCCACGCAGGGCCCCTGGCTGAGCCGTGTCGTCGAGCTGGCGCCCCTGCTCAGCGGAGGGACAGTGGTGCTCGGGATCGACGCCGAGCTGGGACCGCCCCCAGTGCACCCGCTCAAGCGGCTGCTCTTCGCCGAGGGCGATCCGGCGCGGCGACGCATGGCGCAGGTGCCGGCGATTGTCCAGCGACTGCAGGGCTGCGGGCTGCACGTGCGCGTGATCCACCGCCCGAGCGGCGAGCTCGTCCCGCTCGGCAAGCTGCAAGCGTTGGCGCGTTGA
- a CDS encoding transglutaminase family protein, with protein MTAGAGTGRERRVESVHVTALRTLLHASAIYLYLGGFASSAGVWSAILLGTVGLLLAPVAHRHRLRLGVAALAALLLTVVVALLAERLLQRAPLAAALGIERALATADVLTFGVGGLCTLFLLRLLAIRRRIFSLLEVAFVAGSAAAALAAHRHGMIHRPRWLSDWAWGRGIDPTHALVAVGAVTTLLAALLFLRSQRLLKLLTTLALLALLGTLFFFALGNLRVGPLDGADSLGLSGRRPRSANTPRKEGSGTRDDSLFRDDYRSQAPPQPVALAILRDDFSPPGGILYFRQRALSAFNGVRLTADPRADLDVPARFPSAAPWGQRQQQRAEAHVLVPTTMYLLVDHPQPPALSHAIALRAVDNPNSRQFVAAYEVLSRVLATPGERLLGQRSIPTDWPAARIKHYTAVPDDPRYAALAREIVRQVDPRFADDELAQALAIKHFLEREGFYTRRSHHADSSDPTASFLFGDRRGYCVHFAHAAVYLLRSLGLAARVALGYAVQTLKRGGGSSVLIMGDRAHAWPELHLEGIGWVTFDIHPERTDVPAAPPIDYELEKLLGEVARHDPTAGVGQHPTPWLVPWRAVGRLAFALLWAALLTAWAIKIARRVAPRFAGEDAFCRLAYRATLDRLTELGYGRRFAETRERHAARLRSKAPHMVALTAAHLAATWGSQRAPERAEVEVLLRQVARELAQHTHPLRRLVGLINPLSWLWTR; from the coding sequence TTGACCGCCGGCGCGGGCACAGGGCGCGAGCGGCGCGTCGAGTCGGTCCACGTAACGGCGCTCCGCACGCTGCTGCACGCCTCGGCGATCTATCTCTACCTCGGCGGCTTCGCCTCGAGCGCTGGCGTGTGGTCCGCCATCTTGCTTGGCACCGTCGGCTTGCTCCTGGCACCCGTCGCCCACCGCCACCGTCTGCGCCTGGGTGTGGCGGCGCTCGCCGCGCTGCTCCTGACCGTGGTCGTCGCGCTGCTTGCCGAGCGCCTGCTGCAGCGAGCACCGCTGGCGGCCGCGCTGGGAATCGAGCGAGCGCTCGCAACGGCGGACGTCTTGACCTTCGGCGTCGGTGGCCTCTGCACGCTCTTTCTGCTGCGCCTGCTGGCGATTCGGCGCCGGATCTTTTCGTTGCTCGAGGTGGCCTTCGTCGCGGGGTCGGCCGCCGCGGCGCTGGCGGCCCATCGCCACGGCATGATCCACCGGCCGCGCTGGCTGTCGGACTGGGCCTGGGGCCGCGGCATCGATCCGACCCACGCCTTGGTCGCGGTGGGCGCCGTGACCACGCTGCTGGCCGCGCTGCTCTTCCTGCGCTCGCAGCGCCTGCTCAAGCTCTTGACCACGCTCGCCCTGCTGGCCCTGTTGGGCACGCTCTTCTTCTTCGCGCTGGGCAACCTGCGGGTCGGGCCCCTGGACGGCGCCGATTCGCTGGGCCTGAGCGGAAGGCGCCCGCGCTCAGCGAACACGCCCCGGAAGGAGGGCAGCGGAACGCGCGACGACTCGCTCTTCCGCGACGACTACCGCTCGCAGGCGCCCCCCCAGCCGGTCGCGCTCGCGATCCTGCGCGATGACTTCAGCCCGCCGGGAGGGATCCTCTATTTTCGCCAGCGGGCGCTCTCGGCCTTCAATGGCGTGCGCCTCACCGCCGATCCGCGAGCCGATCTCGACGTGCCCGCGCGCTTTCCCAGCGCGGCGCCCTGGGGCCAGCGCCAGCAACAGCGCGCCGAGGCGCACGTCCTCGTCCCGACGACGATGTACCTGCTGGTCGACCACCCCCAACCGCCGGCGCTCTCGCACGCGATTGCCCTGCGCGCCGTGGACAACCCCAACTCGCGCCAATTCGTCGCCGCCTACGAGGTCCTTTCGCGCGTCCTGGCGACGCCGGGCGAGCGGCTGCTCGGGCAGCGTTCGATCCCCACCGACTGGCCCGCGGCGCGGATCAAGCACTACACGGCGGTCCCCGACGATCCGCGCTACGCCGCGCTGGCGCGCGAAATCGTGCGCCAGGTCGATCCGCGCTTCGCCGATGACGAGCTGGCCCAGGCGCTCGCCATCAAGCACTTCCTCGAACGCGAGGGCTTCTACACGCGCCGCTCGCATCACGCTGATAGCAGCGATCCGACCGCCTCGTTCCTCTTCGGCGATCGGCGCGGCTACTGCGTGCATTTCGCCCACGCGGCCGTCTACCTGCTGCGGAGCCTGGGGCTCGCCGCGCGGGTGGCGCTGGGCTACGCGGTCCAGACCCTCAAGCGCGGCGGTGGGTCGTCGGTGTTGATCATGGGGGATCGCGCGCATGCGTGGCCCGAGCTCCACCTCGAGGGCATTGGCTGGGTGACCTTCGACATTCACCCGGAGCGCACGGACGTCCCCGCCGCGCCGCCGATCGACTATGAGCTCGAAAAGCTGCTCGGTGAGGTCGCGCGCCACGACCCCACGGCCGGCGTCGGGCAGCACCCCACGCCCTGGCTCGTGCCCTGGCGCGCTGTCGGGCGCCTGGCCTTCGCGCTACTATGGGCGGCGTTGTTGACCGCGTGGGCGATCAAGATCGCGCGGCGCGTGGCCCCGCGCTTCGCCGGCGAGGACGCCTTCTGCCGGCTGGCCTACCGGGCAACGCTGGACCGGCTGACCGAGCTGGGCTACGGCCGACGCTTCGCCGAGACGCGGGAGAGGCACGCGGCGCGCCTGCGGTCGAAGGCGCCACATATGGTCGCGCTGACGGCCGCCCACCTGGCCGCAACCTGGGGCAGCCAGCGGGCGCCTGAGCGGGCGGAGGTCGAGGTGCTGCTGCGCCAGGTGGCGCGGGAGCTCGCCCAGCACACACACCCCTTACGGCGACTGGTCGGGCTGATCAATCCGCTGAGCTGGCTGTGGACGCGCTGA
- a CDS encoding AAA family ATPase, whose product MSNRNINDRDPAAEAALAADTEPGRQAAGTLERATQIAERLRARVREHVMGRDEVIDLVLVALLADSHILLEDYPGSGKTTLAKALGESISDDRPADEIADFRRVQFTPDLLPSDITGVMVFDTANNTFQFRHGPIFAHVLLVDEINRTSPKVQAALLEAMAEKQVTVDNVSHRLDELFFVIATQNPLDVAGTYPLPLAQIDRFLFKVRMEHIDRESELRVLETWGTPKPACGLPRVSRDEVIEARRAIRGRVQLTQRHKECLVDTAARLRADRRVVQGVSTRALVQGIPALQTLALFRGRDYVSSDDVAYLLPLLLSHRMELIPGAEDAADIVLAAAERPLELLSRSTLRPRAGGRG is encoded by the coding sequence ATGAGCAACCGCAACATCAACGACAGGGATCCGGCTGCGGAGGCCGCGTTGGCCGCCGACACCGAGCCGGGCCGACAGGCCGCCGGGACCCTCGAGCGCGCGACGCAGATCGCCGAGCGCCTACGCGCGCGCGTCCGCGAGCACGTGATGGGACGCGACGAGGTGATCGACCTGGTGCTGGTGGCGCTCCTCGCCGACAGTCATATCTTGCTCGAGGACTACCCGGGCTCGGGCAAGACCACGCTGGCCAAGGCGCTCGGGGAGTCGATCTCCGACGATCGGCCGGCCGACGAGATCGCTGACTTCCGGCGCGTGCAGTTCACCCCCGACCTGCTGCCCTCGGACATCACCGGCGTGATGGTCTTCGACACGGCCAACAACACCTTTCAGTTCCGTCACGGACCGATCTTCGCGCACGTTTTGTTGGTCGACGAAATCAATCGCACGTCGCCCAAGGTGCAGGCCGCGCTGCTGGAGGCGATGGCCGAAAAGCAGGTCACGGTCGACAACGTCAGCCATCGACTCGATGAGCTCTTCTTCGTGATCGCCACGCAGAACCCGCTCGACGTCGCGGGCACCTATCCGCTGCCGCTGGCCCAGATCGACCGCTTTCTTTTCAAGGTGCGGATGGAACACATCGACCGCGAATCGGAGCTGCGCGTGCTCGAGACCTGGGGCACCCCCAAGCCGGCGTGCGGCCTGCCCCGCGTCAGCCGCGACGAGGTGATCGAGGCACGCCGGGCGATTCGTGGGCGGGTCCAGCTCACGCAACGCCATAAGGAGTGCTTGGTCGACACGGCGGCGCGCCTACGCGCCGACCGTCGCGTCGTCCAGGGCGTCTCGACGCGCGCGCTGGTCCAGGGCATTCCCGCGCTTCAAACCCTCGCGCTCTTTCGCGGCCGCGACTATGTGTCGAGCGACGATGTGGCCTATTTGCTGCCGCTCCTGCTCTCGCATCGCATGGAGCTTATTCCGGGGGCCGAGGACGCGGCCGACATCGTCCTCGCGGCGGCCGAGCGTCCGCTCGAGCTGCTCTCGCGCTCGACCTTGCGCCCGCGCGCTGGTGGCCGCGGCTAG